From Halobacteriovoraceae bacterium, one genomic window encodes:
- a CDS encoding RNA pseudouridine synthase: protein MNIKVSPIEKYSTLSDFCNDLGISKQRLKKFIEKKELKRRLVDKQEISLPIDLVNHYIENPNYIGPRINILFEDDLFIVLDKPSKINCHSHLYSEKSSVICFLRKEQKLGDFIFENSYEKGLIHRIDFETSGVLVYCKKFKIWNILRENAHNLLKEYIAIVSGKISDKGVFEDNLSSSDIKGKKVKVSQEGLYSRLEYKLLKFNEKENLSLVHIKLKHGRRHQIRVQFSHRGHPLLGDELYSGPKASRLFLHSLRYSFNVDDKNYQFETEISESFRKFFSLNRCLDMFE from the coding sequence ATGAATATAAAAGTTTCACCGATAGAAAAATATTCAACACTGAGTGATTTTTGTAATGATCTAGGTATTTCAAAACAGAGATTAAAAAAATTTATTGAAAAAAAAGAACTTAAACGAAGATTAGTTGATAAACAAGAAATTTCACTACCTATCGACCTTGTTAATCACTATATAGAGAATCCAAACTATATTGGGCCCAGAATCAATATATTATTTGAAGACGATCTATTTATTGTATTAGATAAACCTTCTAAAATAAATTGCCATTCCCATCTTTACTCTGAAAAGTCTTCGGTAATTTGCTTTTTAAGAAAAGAACAAAAGCTAGGGGATTTCATATTTGAAAATTCATATGAAAAAGGATTAATCCATCGTATAGATTTTGAGACTTCGGGAGTTTTAGTTTACTGTAAAAAATTTAAAATCTGGAATATTTTACGAGAAAATGCCCACAACTTGCTCAAAGAATATATTGCGATTGTCAGTGGGAAAATCAGCGATAAGGGAGTATTTGAAGATAATCTCTCAAGTAGTGATATTAAAGGCAAAAAAGTAAAAGTGTCACAGGAAGGTTTATATTCTAGGCTCGAATATAAACTTCTCAAGTTTAATGAGAAAGAAAATTTAAGCCTTGTTCATATAAAGTTAAAACATGGCCGTCGACATCAGATTCGTGTTCAATTCTCACATCGTGGACACCCTTTATTAGGAGATGAACTCTATAGTGGCCCAAAGGCAAGTCGGTTATTTTTACATTCACTTAGATATTCTTTTAATGTTGATGATAAAAATTATCAATTTGAAACTGAAATATCAGAGTCATTTAGAAAATTCTTTAGTCTTAACCGTTGCTTGGATATGTTTGAGTAA
- a CDS encoding OmpA family protein, with product MADEADNNDSGGGGGGGAPAGDAPAKCPDCPPGLPGWMATFSDLVTLLLTFFVLLLSFAKTETAKYEAALGSVRDAFGGNVLKQGEVIQSGKSPDDSPTMLESQEPIRSFPIEFLTTEGFLDKHEVNRESTEILKIMRSDLKDFELVEDVDVYEQPEGIMVRLKEKIFFKPSSLEVVEINTRTLTKVIKLLNGTKWKVFVEGHASKDETDPSQHGDAFTLSSQRALRVTKLLINGGIAADRITTVFYGDTRPNSGYDNGQDVPEHLNRRVEFILRKTDLRDNGKKTDVR from the coding sequence ATGGCAGATGAAGCTGACAATAATGACTCTGGTGGTGGAGGCGGCGGTGGTGCCCCTGCAGGGGATGCCCCTGCAAAATGTCCAGATTGTCCTCCAGGACTACCGGGTTGGATGGCCACGTTTTCAGATCTTGTAACCTTACTACTTACATTTTTCGTTCTCTTACTTTCTTTTGCAAAAACAGAAACTGCAAAATATGAAGCAGCTCTAGGTTCTGTGAGAGATGCATTTGGAGGAAACGTATTAAAGCAAGGAGAAGTCATCCAAAGTGGAAAGTCTCCAGACGATTCTCCTACAATGTTAGAATCACAAGAGCCAATTCGCTCTTTTCCCATTGAATTTTTAACAACAGAAGGATTTCTAGATAAACATGAAGTAAATAGAGAGTCTACTGAGATTTTAAAAATTATGCGATCAGATTTGAAAGATTTTGAACTGGTTGAAGATGTTGATGTCTATGAGCAACCTGAAGGCATAATGGTTAGGCTTAAAGAAAAAATATTTTTTAAACCTAGTTCACTTGAAGTAGTTGAAATTAACACTCGAACACTAACAAAAGTGATTAAACTATTAAATGGAACAAAATGGAAAGTGTTTGTAGAAGGACATGCTTCAAAAGATGAAACAGATCCTTCACAACATGGTGATGCTTTTACACTATCATCGCAAAGGGCCCTAAGAGTAACGAAACTCTTAATTAATGGTGGTATCGCTGCTGATAGAATTACAACAGTTTTTTATGGTGATACTCGCCCAAATTCTGGATATGATAATGGACAAGATGTTCCAGAACACTTAAATAGAAGAGTGGAGTTTATTCTCAGAAAAACTGACCTGAGAGATAATGGTAAAAAAACTGACGTTCGATAA
- a CDS encoding motility protein A, whose translation MDIATVIGLALATVAVMGAILAGGSIVIFIDVPSIIVVGLGVISATFIKWPMEVVVKLMAFTMKSIFFTPADPKETIEEIGSLAETARRESVFALEKVPVEDPFMKKAMTLAADNRPPEVIQAILQLEIDAMEQRHKTGADVLDGIGADGPAFGMIGTLIGLVQMLQNLSDPSAIGPAMAVALLTTFYGAILANAFAIPLGKKLVYRSQLEITKMNIVIAGTLGIVAGENPRLIKEKLSAFLPPAQRESADSGGDE comes from the coding sequence ATGGACATCGCAACCGTCATTGGTCTAGCACTAGCAACTGTTGCCGTTATGGGTGCAATCTTAGCTGGTGGAAGTATTGTCATATTTATTGATGTCCCTTCAATTATTGTTGTTGGGCTAGGGGTTATTTCTGCAACATTTATTAAATGGCCCATGGAAGTGGTTGTTAAGCTTATGGCCTTCACAATGAAATCAATATTTTTCACCCCTGCAGATCCTAAAGAAACAATCGAAGAAATAGGAAGTCTTGCAGAAACTGCTAGAAGAGAATCGGTATTTGCACTTGAAAAAGTTCCAGTTGAAGATCCATTTATGAAAAAAGCAATGACTTTGGCCGCTGATAATAGGCCACCAGAAGTTATCCAGGCCATTTTACAACTTGAAATAGATGCAATGGAACAAAGACATAAAACTGGAGCTGACGTACTAGATGGGATTGGTGCCGATGGCCCAGCATTTGGTATGATTGGAACACTGATTGGACTTGTTCAAATGCTTCAAAACCTATCTGATCCTTCGGCGATTGGGCCGGCGATGGCCGTTGCTCTTTTGACGACATTTTATGGAGCGATTTTAGCAAACGCTTTTGCAATCCCTCTTGGGAAAAAGCTTGTATATAGATCTCAATTAGAAATTACAAAGATGAATATCGTTATTGCTGGAACTCTGGGAATTGTAGCAGGAGAGAATCCTAGGCTAATTAAAGAAAAATTAAGCGCATTCTTACCTCCCGCCCAAAGAGAATCGGCCGATAGCGGAGGGGATGAATAA